TTTCCACTGACATAAAATCTGGGGAGCAGCATTGAATCCGCTCCCCAAGTTTGTTGTAAATCATTTCGAGCCGCAGAGAAATATCGGTTTTAGCGGGAGTTTCAATGCAGCCAAACTCCTCTGCGAAGAAGGAATGGCCTTCCTTTCTAACCAACGCAAATCCTAAACGGCCTAAACCAGGATCAATCCCGATACAGGAGATAGAAGCTTTATTACTCAATTTGTTCCATAATTTCGTCTGGAATGTCGAAGTTTGCATAAACATTCTGAACGTCATCATGATCTTCAAGATTTTCGAGCAGCCTCAAGATTTTTTGCGCATGCTCAACAGTATCAACAGCAACGGTGTTGTTAGGAACCATTTCAGACTCCGCGCTGGCCACTTCATACCCAGCGGCTTCAAGGGCTGCCTGTACATCACTGAGTGCGGCGGGCGAGGTATAGACAGTATATCCGCCTTCTATCTCTTCAAAATCTTCAGCTCCCGCTTCCAGGCAGGCAAGCATAATAGTTTCTTCGTCAATGTTTTCTCCTTTGACCTCGATAACGCCCTTCCTTTCAAACATCCATGCCACACAGCCTGATTCGCCAAGAGATCCGCCACCCCTTGCGAGAAGGGCTCGTACATCAGCGGCAGTACGATTGCGGTTATCGGTCAGAGCTTCAATCATCAGCGCGACACCGTTGGAACCATAGCCTTCATATGTAATCTCTTCGTAGGAAGCTCCGTCGATTTCTCCTGTACCTCTTTTTATGGCTCGTGTGATGTTGTCGTTTGGTACACTTGCGGCTTTGGCTCTATCTATAGCCGTTTTAAGACGAACATTCATCGAAGGATCTCCGCCACCTTCTTTAGCGGCAACAATAATAGCTCGTACCAATTTTTGAAAAAGATTTCCCCTCTTTGCGTCTTGGGCAGCTTTCCTATGTTTTATATTTGCCCATTTTGAATGTCCGGACACGAACAATCACCTCTTCTATAAAATTCTAATTCATTATTTTTTCGGTATAATACAAACCGGCGGCAGCTCCCGTTTGTGGGCTGAGCCGCGGTAGCGTTCTTCTATGCGTTTCCTAACTTCCTCTTTTACGTTTCCTGTTGCAATATATGAATCTATCTCATCATAGGTAAGACCCATTTCTGCTTCGTCAGTTTGTCCTTTCCAGAGGCCTGCTGAAGGGGGCTTGTAAACAATTTCCTCAGGTATCCCTAGAAATGTGGAGGTTTCTCGAACTTCTTCTTTCAAAAGATCCCCCAAAGGCCAGATGTCTGCACCTGAGTCGCCATGCTTGGTGAAGTAGCCGGCAACAATCTCTGCTTTGTTACTGGTTCCGCAGACAAGGTAACCCATTGATTGAGCAAGGGCATAAAGGGTTGTCATCCTTAGCCTCGGTTTAATGTTCGCTAGGGCTAAAGGGTTAATGTAGACATTAGTCTCTTTAAGACGTTGAACAAGGGTGTCATAGGTGGCGGTAATGTCTACTACAGTGGATGGGATGGAAAACAGTTCTATTAATTTTTCCGCATCCTGCTGGTCTTCTGAAAGGCTATGGCATGGCATTATGACTCCAAGCATATTGGTGCCAAAAGCCCTTCTTAAAAGTACAGCTACAAGGGCAGAATCTATTCCCCCGCTTAGACCAACAACACAACCCTTAGCCTTTGCCGCAGATGCTTTTTCCTCCAGCCATTTTTCTATAGCGGCAACAATTGTTTCCGGAGAGCGAACATATGTTTTCATTATAAATTCACTTTCCTTCCTTCTCCGTTTTATCTCATTCTAGCATATATAGCCCTTCATCAGAGGACAGGGACATCTGCATAAAGGGGCAAGACTACCAATTTTAACATGAAACCACCGCGTGATCACAGATTTATTCAAGAGTTAGAATCCTTTTTTATCATTTATAATGGTGTCAACCAAGACAATATGAGGGGGCTGCTTAGCATTGGAGAAACTAGTAAGGTTTGGGGTCGCTGTACCAGAGTCATTGCTGGAAGAGTTTGACCATTGGATAAAAAGGTCAGGAATGCCTAATCGATCAAATGCATTACGGCAACTCATCAGACAGTCTATTTCAAGAAACCGATGGGAAGAAGGTGCTGGGACAGTTTTTGGAACGCTCACTATTCTTTATGACCATCATTCCCATGATGTTTCTGCAGAGCTGACCAATGTTCAACACGATTTTGGGGATGTCATTGTCTGTACATCCCATGTTCATCTTGATCATGCCCATTGCCTCGAGGCCATTGTTTTACGTGGTTCTGCCAAAGAGATTCGGGAATTCGTAAAGGCTATTTCTTCCATCAAAGGCATTAATACGGCAGATCCTGTTATTACAACGACAGTGTAAATGAAAAAAGGGCGGCATCCTGCCGCCCCTCACTTATTAAACACCTCAGCCAGATGAGCAGGATCCGCAGGATCCTCCGCACCCTTTTTTGCCAAGAGTTTCCCCTTCTAATAGAATGAGGATTTTCCCCCTGCACTCAGGGCACTTAATGGAAGAATCTCTGCCCTCTTGCTCAAAAATCTTTCCGCAGGAAGCACAACGAAAAACCCTCTTTGTTTGTTCCAAATGTATTCCTCCTAACCATTCATTCTTACTGACATCATACCCCACAGGGGTTTATTTATCAAGAGAATTACAAGTTTCCTATTGTGGCCACTATCACAGCTTTAATAGAGTGGAGGCGGTTTTCAGCCTCATCAAAAACTTTTGATGCCCTTGACTCAAAAACCTCTTCTGTTACTTCCTTCTCTTTGTAAGCCGGTAAGCAATGGA
This region of Aminobacterium colombiense DSM 12261 genomic DNA includes:
- a CDS encoding YebC/PmpR family DNA-binding transcriptional regulator, with amino-acid sequence MSGHSKWANIKHRKAAQDAKRGNLFQKLVRAIIVAAKEGGGDPSMNVRLKTAIDRAKAASVPNDNITRAIKRGTGEIDGASYEEITYEGYGSNGVALMIEALTDNRNRTAADVRALLARGGGSLGESGCVAWMFERKGVIEVKGENIDEETIMLACLEAGAEDFEEIEGGYTVYTSPAALSDVQAALEAAGYEVASAESEMVPNNTVAVDTVEHAQKILRLLENLEDHDDVQNVYANFDIPDEIMEQIE
- the nadE gene encoding NAD(+) synthase; amino-acid sequence: MKTYVRSPETIVAAIEKWLEEKASAAKAKGCVVGLSGGIDSALVAVLLRRAFGTNMLGVIMPCHSLSEDQQDAEKLIELFSIPSTVVDITATYDTLVQRLKETNVYINPLALANIKPRLRMTTLYALAQSMGYLVCGTSNKAEIVAGYFTKHGDSGADIWPLGDLLKEEVRETSTFLGIPEEIVYKPPSAGLWKGQTDEAEMGLTYDEIDSYIATGNVKEEVRKRIEERYRGSAHKRELPPVCIIPKK
- the nikR gene encoding nickel-responsive transcriptional regulator NikR, with product MEKLVRFGVAVPESLLEEFDHWIKRSGMPNRSNALRQLIRQSISRNRWEEGAGTVFGTLTILYDHHSHDVSAELTNVQHDFGDVIVCTSHVHLDHAHCLEAIVLRGSAKEIREFVKAISSIKGINTADPVITTTV